GTGAATAACATGCCGATTAGTCGCAATAGGGAAATCATTTTTACTAAACGATCGAGAAAGGTCAGCCTTCTCGTGTTGCCAAGTCATGCATCGTAGCATTATTTGATGGGGCAGGGAAAAATTGCATCAGTTGCAATCAAATTCTAGGTTTCAAGATCCAGAGATGATGCAATTCTAGCAAAGATAAGCACGACAAACACGCATCTGACAACCATTAACCATGATGGGATGATTAAGTTAGATGAATAATAGATCCATTAAGTGAAACGGGGGTGTGAGTCTAGCCAAGCCAACCTGCATGGTAGGGGACGGAAATCTGAGAGCGGATCGGACGGCGGAGGCAATGGCGTCGATGTCGGTGCCGATGCACTGGGCGCGGCCGTGGACCACCACCTGGGGCGTGTACAGGGTGTCGAGCCGAAGCGACTCCACGTACGCCTTCTGCCGCACCGTCCAAATGCTGGATCCAAAGGGGTCCCGCCACCCCCGGTAGTCCCAGTACTCGACGTGGAACCCCAGCACCGCCACAGGGGGCAGGTCCTCTCGGAGCTCGCCACGGCCCAGCCGCGATAACACTGCCTCGGCCTCCGGGGACGTCCCGCATCCCTGCGAAGAGAATAACTCCACCAGCACGGGACACCTCCTCCGTAGTTCCTCCGCCGTCAGGTCCGCCGTAGCGTTTGCCTCCGGCGACGTCGACGGCGAGGAAGCCCCGCAGCCGCGGCCGAAACACGAGAACTGCCACGGCGCCATCGGTGATGGTGCGGACCGTGGAGATACCGGCGATCGGATCCGAGAAGCGAAGCAACGAGGAGAGGATAGAAGAAACGGGGGTTTTGCCCTTTGGAGATCTCCGGAGTATGGCCGAGAGAAGAGATGCGTCGAGTCAGAGAAGAGGGAGGGGCGATGGAGCATTAGAAGCGGATTCGGGAGTGACATTTAAGCAGGTGGCTCGGATCACCTGTTTCCAATCTCGCACGAAACAGAAAACATTTGATGGTGTGCCAAAATTACCGGACGGCCATTAGCGGCCGACCTGTGTCGACGCCGCCTTACGGTCTCCTGGTGAAGTTTCATGCGACATAGAAGACAGCGGATCCGTTCGTAAGCGATGCAGTGGGTGAACCGTTCGGTTGGTGGGAGAGGAACGTGGCGGTAGCGACGGGAAGCCCTCCAGTTTGGCCATGGCCCAGCCGCCTGTCTAGTCTCCGACACAGCACAGCGAATTCCCTCAAAGGTCGATGGTGGACCCACGTTGCATTCCTCTAAAGGCAGAGCCCGCCGCTTCATGCTGAGAGGGAGAAAGTAGTGCACCCTGTTGGTGTCGGTGAGCCACATGAGGGTGTGGTGGTACGTCGGTGCGTGGGGCGGTCACCCAACCGCCAGCTGTAACGTCGCGGTGCCTGGTTGCGATTGCTGATCGGTAATCAGCTGGCCGTGACCAATTGATCGGAGAAGTATCAGATTCAAACGGCAAACGTGTCTCTCCACCTCTTGAAACAGCACGTCTTTGTGACGCCTCAGCGTTGCTAAACAATAAAAAGTGAGTATATTACAAGTCTATAACGTgcttttttgtttatttattcccgtagaacattTTTATTGACAATAGCCTCAAAATATACTAAAAATTagcttttttaaaataatattatattatattatattatattttaaaaaattaccctCGTAAATATAGATCATAAAATGGACTTCGTGCTATcaagataatttataaaaaaaatattaccattttaaattaatctaattttaaacatataatcttttatttttttatatcttattattttttaatagtttTTTAAGGTCTTCATTCCTATATAACTTTAATATCTATCCAATATTTCAAAGGTAAAACTGATATCTGATTGGTTATGGGCTTagtatataatagacttccaattatatatatatatatatatatatatatatatatatatatatatatatatatatatatatatataatatttttttttatttaaattttaaaaatattttaaaaatacttagtTTGATTAAACTGTTTACTTTTAGTATTTTCTGAACAAAGTTGTGTACTAAATCTTTTCAAAACtcaatcaatatatatatttttagactATCTTAACAATCATtgagatatattttttaataccttaatgttaataatataagatatctcatttatatcaatcattttaaaatttttaataagaaatttctTAGATCAGTACAATAAACCAAGATTACTATTgtcatataataaacttgcttccATTGATCTTCATATATAAATATCgatcaataatttttaaatatgaaaaaataatgatatcaaaaaattttatatatcattgtctAAAAATTTGTTTAAAGTCATAAATAAATTTCTTAAAGTTATATACCAAAGTTTATATTTTGtattttctttatgaatcatttagATTAACCAATATAAATCTAAATTCTTATATAAAAAACTTATTTTCACATTCATATGATGTAACTCAAAAATTATAATATGCTACTAATATCATGACGACTCTTAACgactttatttaaaaaataaaataatatttcattataaTTGATGTATTCTTTATATATTGTTTGATATTACTTTTTAAGTCATGTTAATGCAATAGACTTTTTACCGTTGACTAATTCAACGAGTTCTCAAACATTATTTTAGTccattgattttgatttttttttattacatcatatcaCTTTTCAGAATTATTACTTTCCATaacttatgaaaataaataaagattattttgatttctatatcataatttaattgttatagatataccacataataatttaaaaatgataaatatctTTCTCTATTGTTTTATTCCAAAAATTATCGAGTGTGATTATTCTGCAAGTTTATCAACATCGATATCAATATTATATGAGAGTttactaattttatttttattatttaattttattaaattatttaataatttaagaAACAATTATCTTTCGAATATAAAATGACAAGGAGTATCAACATATATTTTCACTATATCAAAATTAATTGTTCAAGATTTTTCATTCTCACCAATTTACTATTTTTTAGGAATCCTGGATTACCATATTCAATTATCATTGtgttatgattagagcaataaaatatatattcttttgaaaatttttagataatcaataaaattttagaaataatcattgaatctcattttttttcatatgaattaAAGACCATTATCTTTGGAGAATAatcctaaatatataaatatatcaagTTGGGATTCTTACTGGTCCATAACTCAAAAGAATTAATGTAATTGATTTACTAGGAAACATATTTTAAGATATACATGATCGTTCTTAAAGCTTCTTCTTGATTCAGGTACAAAATAATTTATCAAACTCCCATAACAGTATGATTTTGCCTTTCATTAATATTGTTCTATTGGAGCAACATATGAAGTACAAATATTTCGCTTTTCTatgaatctagcaaaagaatcaaTAATATAATCAGATATATCATaactactataaaatttatcacccttgttagatatgatatttttaacttttctatctaattattaattttatttatatatacctaAATATGTCAACAACTTTGATACATTATATAGTCATATATTAATAGGTAATCTATAAATGTGACAAAATATCTCTCTTCATGAAACATAAATATGAAACAAAATATCTCTAAAATATGAAACATAAATTGACTAACATATGTAAGCATGTATAATCTCTTCATGAAATTATGTTTCATTTTAATATTTGATTATATGATCATTACAAACTTAAGAttcatattaaatatgtacaaacCATTATACAAATAATATCCAAACGTTAATTGTTAGGAAATAATATCCTAAAAATTCtagattataaatataaatttctaaaattatagGAACATATAATGTATTCTTAAGATCCATCAAATGAATAGTCTCTAGGCGTACGCGATAAGTACTAACTACTATTACTTTTACTTAAGATGATTCATTATAACGATGaatatttcattctttttttttatttccatgatacattaaatttttattattgataatatacgTTGAACGTTAGAATAAATCCATCTAGTATTAGAaaagaatatttataatatttaatttgaaaCATACAAAAGTCAAAGTTATACCTTTTCTTTTCAAACAAAACCTCATAGTTCTTCTTAATATTTTTCTCTTATGAGTTTATATGGTATTTATAAACTCAAGTGATTtaggcttcaactttcttttattgTTACTTATTCATTTCCTCGAGTactattcaaaatataattagtttttcatactttaatcttaattcttttcAAATACATATATTAATAGGCTCATTTAAATTTTGCTTAtccttttattataataaattttaaataagccaaactaagaaaaaataaaattaagaataaattgtaCGTGCAATAATTCAACTATATTCGTGCTCAACGTTTTTGAGTTGAGGATACAATATTGAATTCCTTaaatattatcatattaaattttaattaattttttattaatatgtcaGTCAATAACttatcaataaatttaaattgatctttaaatatttttaatgtgTTACTTATAGACTATAataaagtctaaatattattaataattatcataaaattgagtcgtTTAAATCTTTTTCGatcatttatcttaattattttttcatAGAACATTTAGTAATTAAGTATATGATCCTTTCAACTAATCTAACACACCAAATCTATGAAGTATCACTATAGTGAAATAACatgatattaatttaaaaaatatagtaatattgatcaaaaaataataaaaaagtatcactatagtaaaataatatgatattaatgctttgagtttttaataaatattgaactattgatatcatctatatttcacattTGGgcgaaatattgatatatctagtatttacattaaattatttatgaatgaCTAATATCATCCATATGGAATAATATTATTACCTTTGACTATATAACCTTAAGCTATAAGGATATCTAAAACAGTATCATCTTACTTCATCATATAATTAttcaaattagattttttttatctaaatctcataattatatgtgtcattcttaatattattatttttaatatcatttgagattagttctttaatataattttataagttattgatctAAGATACTTCGATGGCTACAaaaccaatataataatataaaatatagtttaaaatattttataaataataaaatatttattataattcatatctcaCAAACCTATCATCTCATGTCACTTTAACAACTACCATTTAGGTAGAACTTAGGgatatgagttacaaataatattgattaagtttctttaatttaatttatattaaaataatttaataataattataattataataattattatacattaatcaacataaagaaaaacttatatgataactataatcatgatgaaacataaatcatgattttatgtaaaaaaataaatattatttcataatttcaaatatatacatgtgaataaccaaacaaatatttatgaacaataattaaattttgaattatcacatgtaaaattttatcaatatgacatatgaaataattataaaaaaaattataatttatattttttttttaatttcgcaTGAAACTCTTATATCAACCAACCATATTTAATTAGATAGACCCAATATTGGGTTACCCAAATTGAGCTCATAGATTTGGGTCGACCATTCACTCAATTAAgtctatcaaaattaaaattgatcaaaatttaatttttctaGAATTCGATCAAAACTTGATTGATTGTATATAAATTCAGTCAAGCAATCAAAATGTAATAATAATCAAAttcgatcaaaatatttgattaagataaattaattaattttataattaagaacataagtaaaaaattttaattctaaagggtaaaactataattttaacttAGGATATATAAAGGGAAATTTCTAATTTCTAAAGGGCAAAATTATTAAaaggatataaattaaaattaaataaatttacaagggtaaaactataaatttataaagaaaCCTTAATGCCAGCCACCCTCGCAGTTGCTACCACTCGCGATGGGGTGGTTGTCCTCACACAGTCAATCGGTAACCTCGCTAGTTGTTGCGCCCTGTCGCCATGTTCCTCATCGGTGGAACGTCTTCGCAGTGCATCGCTAACCGAGCATTGTCGACCGTGTGATTGTGCACATGCACCGATAGGCGACCTCCATGGTCGCCGCAATGCGTGACTATGCTTGTGCATCCTATTGTGCAACCGTTGGGAATTGATGCCTTCGATGTACAGTTGATGCCGATCGCAACTAACAAACACTATCGCGTTGGTGCTGCTACAGTCGTTACATGTAATGGCATTATGTAGCTGCCATAACTGCCACAAGCGACAACGCTGCATAGCTATCACAATTGCCACAAGCAATGGTGCTACTACAATTGTCACACTCAACAACACTACATAGCCACCGTAGGGCTGTCACACCCCATGATGCTTCCACTGGGTATGCAGCCATTGCTCACATTTGGGCTAGTTCCCATGAGAGGCTATTGCCTTCAATAATACTATCATCGACAGCAAGCTATCGATAATGGTCTATCATTCAAGTATAAGGAACCTCATATCGCCTGTAAGTAGGCGATATGATATATTGGATAGAAAAACAAATCCATAATATAGACGAATTGTTCAAATCTTATAAATCAAAActgaataacatatttttatgagCGAAAAGTGCTAACAAAtatatctaaagtatttgattttacaAGCAtgtctctaataccaattatgagTATAAAAACCATCATTGTGCTATTGTTATATGAAAAGTTTTATTGCTAAAATATGAAATCAGATAATAATAGATTAAATTTATGATACGTACCTTTTGATATAATTCATAAAGCATTTATCTAATATATGAGTGCACCATCATCAGATCCGAAAGCTATAGTAATGTTGATTTGTAAGGAGAACAAGACATATCTTCTCCTCTCTTTTTATCATGAACGATAGATTAGAGACTAAAGCGAAATGAGAGAAGATCTGTAATCTCTCAATGATTGATTCATGTGACCAAAGAGAGATAAAAGAATATCTATAATCTTTTAATAATATCACATATCAACGTATCAACATATTTTGTGTATAgtcttatctatttataggcgagaataaataatataaaataaataattaggagagtcccttCCATCAAATGTCATCTTCTAAAAAATTCTactataattagatttttttttctattgatcgataatcataatcagaatccaatcatatccataatatatctaaTCTAActagataaaatcataaaatctaaCACATGCTACATATGCTACCCTCTTCAATGGGGTCACACTTCGATTAGTTAGGGAGGAGGTTCGTTATAGGAGATAATAATACAACGAAGTTCATAGGGAAGGATGAGGGTAAAGGCACACTCGAAGGCCTTAACGACCTTAAGAAGAAAGCAATAGAAAGAGCGATCATAAGAGGTGAATGCGACCATAATAGGACAGAAGTGAGAGTCTCGTTGAAAGCAAAAGACGATCATGACAAGATCAagagtaattttaaaaaaaatattctataagaataaaataaaaataaaatactctacatgaaaaaaataaattttttttttgaaatttgcCCATATAAAATCATAATGAAGGTAGAAATACTTTTGAGTTAGAGCGCCAATTTCGCATGCATGCGATCGCAACAAAAACAATTGTCAGCAGCTCTGAACCCATGGGGAGTTATGAAGGAGATGATTAAACCTTTGACTCGACGACTTCTTAAAAGTCAGCACAAATCGCCAATATCTGCCCAACCATTTCCAAAAGCTGCGACCGCAAGAACTTTCAACCTCAACAAGTGATCATGGCCATGTTACTTCCAGCGTGGATGAAGGCGCTTTCCCTCGGAAATGGGTCTCCCTGCCTGATATTTCACTTCGTCGCTGATGGTTTCCCGTCCAAGTTGCAAATATAATATCAGGAACACGAAGCCGAAGACCCCATCGAAACCCCCGTCCCACGTTGTCCGGCATTAGGTAATGCCCGCCTGCCTTCCCATCCGTTTGAGTTCCCACTTCTGTTCTCATAATGCTTCTCGACCTAAGAGTGATAAGATGGCAAGTCAAACAAAGCCACAAGTGGCGGGATACCTGAATTATCCAAGTAGATCTTGAAAAGTCAGCATCCCAGTCTTTATAAGGTTGTAACTGAGGATTTGAGTTCCATCGCCACAAAGTTGACGCAGAGAAGATGACGAGCAACAGCACAGCATGCAAAATCCTGTTGctcttggtggtggtggtgattacTGGCGAAGAACTTGGAGTCTTGGCCAAGGGTAGTCTGACATGCAAAAACCGGTGGAGTCCGTGCTTTCGCAGGCAGATTGTATGTCCGAAACAATGCCCGGACGTGAAGCCATCAGATCCGAACGCCAAAGCCTGCTTCTTGGACTGCTACTCCCCCAAATGTGAAGCTACCTGTCGAGGTGACGACACTGTGATACAATAACACCATTTCTTCAACCAGACTAACCCTTTAGTCTCGGCGGCTTTTACTGCAGGTCGAAAGCCCAAATGCAACGGCGTAGGATCCGGCTGCTACGACCCCCGTTTCATTGGTGGCGACGGTGTTGTCTTCTACTTCCATGGAAAGAAGAATGAGCACTTCAGCTTGATCTCCGATCGAAACGTCCAAATCAACGCCCGCTTCATCGGCCTCCGACCCGAGGGAAGAACCCGTGACTTCACATGGATACAAGCCCTCGGTATCATGCACGACTCCCATGCTCTCACCGTCGAGGCAACCAAAACCGCCCGATGGACCGATGCCGTCGACCATCTTCGTTTCACGTACGATGGTAAGCCACTGGAGATCGCACAAGGCCATCTTTCCTCATGGAAGTCGTCCGAAGACAAGGTGGTGGTGGAGAGAACCGGAAGCAGGAACAGCGTTACCATTACAGTCGATGCGGTGGCGGAGGTGTCTCTAAGCGTGGTTCCGGTCACCAAGGAGGACGACGAGATCCACAAGTATCAGATACCATCTGACGACTGCTTTGCGCACTTGGAGGTTCAATTCAGATTCTTTGGTCTCTCTCCCGAGGTGGAAGGAGTTCTTGGACGAACCTACCGCCCAGACTTCAAGAACACAGCGAAATGGGGCGTGGCGATGCCGGTGGTCGGCGGAGAAGACGAGTACAGGACTTCATCACTTGTTTCTCCAGATTGCAACCGGTGTCTTTTTTCTCCGGAGGCAGATAACTAAGCGGTGGCTCACTGTTACTCACAGTTGCAGGATTCGGTTACGGCCATGTCCAATTTATGATGCACGCAATGTGTTTGTCACGAGGTCACTGATGAGACTTCATAAAAATGGTGGTGTTCAATCAATTGCAGTAAGATTAGAGGCGAATAACGAAGAATCTCACAAATATATGGCCCCGTGCATTTTACCTTATTCTCGTGCATTCTCTGTCACTTGAACCACAGCTaaacataatcataattttaatgCTTCTGCTAATGTGTCACTGAGCAAACTGTAAATTTTGATTGTTAAACTTAAATatcaaatcatgttcttgacaaaACATTCTATTACATGAGCAAAAAACAATAACTCTATGCAATCTTTGTGCATACATTATCAAGAAATTAAGTTGTCATATTCTTCCATGCAATCTTAACAGCAAAACCTACCTTCTTGAGAGCAGAAAATTCTGATAGGAGCGTTGCTGTAATAGCATTTTCAGAACAACTAATGTGTAATCAATTCTGTCATCTTTAATTTCGCCCAcatattctatcaccaatttaagaataaaaatggaTGTATGGCAAAGAAAAAGAACTGAAGAAAAAAGACAGCCAATGAAGCCGGACCATCTGAACAACTAGAGGATATGGATTATAAGCACACTAGAACAGATCCACATAAGAAACAACTCAAATTCTCATTGAAACAAATATAAAGAAACTAAACCAGAGCATTCTTTTACCTGTTGGGCAATTAACAATCCCTACCGTAAGAATGATAACCTCCTCTATGATGAGGCTTTTTACCACGAAAAGATGTCCTCCCTCGACCAAGATTCCTAGGAGGACGTTGCGTTCTTGGTGCATTAGCTAGTGGCGGCCGCCCAAAGTTATGCTCATTGCTAGAAATTGGGGCACCCTGCATTTGCATATTTCCAGATGTTTCTTGTCCCAAATCACCACTCCACATTAACCCAGGAGGTGCCATAGAAGGCCTCATTAGCCCACC
This genomic stretch from Musa acuminata AAA Group cultivar baxijiao chromosome BXJ3-9, Cavendish_Baxijiao_AAA, whole genome shotgun sequence harbors:
- the LOC135649807 gene encoding uncharacterized protein LOC135649807 → MTSNSTACKILLLLVVVVITGEELGVLAKGSLTCKNRWSPCFRRQIVCPKQCPDVKPSDPNAKACFLDCYSPKCEATCRGRKPKCNGVGSGCYDPRFIGGDGVVFYFHGKKNEHFSLISDRNVQINARFIGLRPEGRTRDFTWIQALGIMHDSHALTVEATKTARWTDAVDHLRFTYDGKPLEIAQGHLSSWKSSEDKVVVERTGSRNSVTITVDAVAEVSLSVVPVTKEDDEIHKYQIPSDDCFAHLEVQFRFFGLSPEVEGVLGRTYRPDFKNTAKWGVAMPVVGGEDEYRTSSLVSPDCNRCLFSPEADN
- the LOC103997696 gene encoding uncharacterized protein LOC103997696 codes for the protein MSLPNPLLMLHRPSLFSDSTHLFSRPYSGDLQRAKPPFLLSSPRCFASRIRSPVSPRSAPSPMAPWQFSCFGRGCGASSPSTSPEANATADLTAEELRRRCPVLVELFSSQGCGTSPEAEAVLSRLGRGELREDLPPVAVLGFHVEYWDYRGWRDPFGSSIWTVRQKAYVESLRLDTLYTPQVVVHGRAQCIGTDIDAIASAVRSALRFPSPTMQATFQKPAPETLQVAFTGALRSTVDGSGADVMVALYQSSLITNCDKGENKGRVLPNDYVVRQLEKLVSVKDISAKKNLSGSVQFTLWEGFNSAKCGLILFVQNSSLQIFGVQHFQIPQTI